A single Antechinus flavipes isolate AdamAnt ecotype Samford, QLD, Australia chromosome 5, AdamAnt_v2, whole genome shotgun sequence DNA region contains:
- the NINJ2 gene encoding ninjurin-2 isoform X2 yields the protein MESEGEIVDLQPRNPSPRRDLPINFNHYATKKSVSESMLDVALFMSNATRLKAVLEQEPPSPYYIILVTLLSISLLLQVVIGILLIITARMNLNEVSKQQRLNQLNNTTMVMVFITVIINIFITAFGVQKMGQPWPTPRPY from the exons cCCAGGAATCCCAGCCCCAGGAGGGACCTGCCCATCAATTTTAACCATTATGCCACAAAGAAGAGTGTTTCGGAGAGCAtgctggatgtggctctctttatgTCCAACGCTACTCGACTGAAGGCTGTTCTAGAACAGGAACCACCTTCTCCCTACTACATAATCCTGGTCACCCTCCTCAGCATCTCTCTGCTCTTACAGGTGGTCATTGGGATCCTCCTCATCATAACTG CACGGATGAATTTAAATGAGGTGTCAAAGCAACAGCGGCTGAACCAGCTCAACAACACAACCATGGTCATGGTCTTCATAACTGTCATCATCAACATTTTCATCACAGCCTTTGGAGTGCAGAAAATGGGGCAACCCTGGCCTACACCCAGGCCCTACTGA
- the NINJ2 gene encoding ninjurin-2 isoform X1, with product MWKNRRTVLRESEEMLQNLATLRNSFLICKMPRNPSPRRDLPINFNHYATKKSVSESMLDVALFMSNATRLKAVLEQEPPSPYYIILVTLLSISLLLQVVIGILLIITARMNLNEVSKQQRLNQLNNTTMVMVFITVIINIFITAFGVQKMGQPWPTPRPY from the exons ATGTGGAAGAACAGAAGAACTGTCCTTAGAGAGAGTGAGGAAATGTTGCAGAACCTGGCTACTCTCAGaaacagtttcctcatctgcaaaatg cCCAGGAATCCCAGCCCCAGGAGGGACCTGCCCATCAATTTTAACCATTATGCCACAAAGAAGAGTGTTTCGGAGAGCAtgctggatgtggctctctttatgTCCAACGCTACTCGACTGAAGGCTGTTCTAGAACAGGAACCACCTTCTCCCTACTACATAATCCTGGTCACCCTCCTCAGCATCTCTCTGCTCTTACAGGTGGTCATTGGGATCCTCCTCATCATAACTG CACGGATGAATTTAAATGAGGTGTCAAAGCAACAGCGGCTGAACCAGCTCAACAACACAACCATGGTCATGGTCTTCATAACTGTCATCATCAACATTTTCATCACAGCCTTTGGAGTGCAGAAAATGGGGCAACCCTGGCCTACACCCAGGCCCTACTGA